One genomic window of uncultured delta proteobacterium includes the following:
- the era gene encoding GTPase Era: MSSSAYRCGWVAIMGPPNAGKSTLLNALLGQKVAIVTPKAQTTRNRITGILSGPDAQVIFMDTPGIHTTRGKMNRLMSQTAWEASKDADILMVMLDAELYLRRPEYMEKDIKPLLEAIRAETRPVLVLANKVDLIGDKSRLLPLMEQLHETWPLAELFPVSALNEVGLDGLLAKIKKDLPEGPAQFPEDQLSTVPVRFMAAESIREKLFINLHQELPYAIAVDIENWEEDPERNLTIINAAIYVMRPSQKAIVIGKGGANLKKIGQAARLEIADILGTKVHLELWVKVREDWTEDMGFLHSLALGAEPGSSLE, translated from the coding sequence ATGTCATCATCCGCTTACCGCTGCGGCTGGGTCGCCATCATGGGGCCGCCCAACGCGGGAAAATCCACCCTGCTCAACGCCCTTCTCGGCCAGAAGGTCGCCATAGTCACGCCCAAAGCCCAAACGACCCGCAACCGCATTACCGGCATTTTGTCCGGCCCGGACGCGCAGGTCATTTTCATGGACACGCCCGGCATCCACACAACCCGGGGCAAGATGAACCGCCTCATGAGCCAGACCGCCTGGGAAGCCTCGAAAGACGCGGACATCCTCATGGTCATGCTCGATGCGGAACTCTACCTCCGCCGCCCCGAGTATATGGAAAAAGACATCAAACCGCTGCTCGAGGCCATCCGGGCCGAAACGCGGCCGGTCCTCGTTCTGGCCAACAAAGTGGACCTCATCGGGGACAAGTCGCGCCTCCTGCCGCTCATGGAGCAGCTCCACGAAACATGGCCGCTCGCGGAACTCTTCCCGGTCTCCGCCCTCAACGAAGTGGGGCTGGACGGCCTGCTCGCGAAGATCAAAAAAGACCTGCCCGAAGGCCCGGCCCAGTTCCCGGAGGACCAGCTCTCCACCGTGCCCGTCCGGTTCATGGCGGCGGAAAGCATCCGCGAGAAACTCTTCATCAACCTGCACCAGGAACTCCCCTACGCCATCGCCGTGGACATTGAAAACTGGGAGGAAGACCCGGAGCGGAATCTGACCATCATCAACGCTGCCATCTATGTGATGCGCCCCTCGCAAAAGGCCATCGTCATCGGCAAGGGCGGCGCGAACCTGAAAAAGATCGGCCAGGCCGCCCGCCTTGAGATAGCGGATATTCTCGGCACCAAGGTGCACCTGGAACTCTGGGTCAAAGTGCGCGAGGACTGGACCGAGGATATGGGCTTTTTGCATTCCCTGGCGCTCGGCGCGGAGCCGGGCAGCTCCCTGGAGTAA
- a CDS encoding conserved hypothetical protein (Evidence 4 : Homologs of previously reported genes of unknown function), with product MHFLPDNEAAALRERFDAVVSRLENAAKASGRSMADIRLVAISKTHPAAMLAELFTHWRAGTPVFGENYVQEALEKQREVTSLLVKAANGRPLPEWHFTGHVQSRKAKDVTGRFALLHTLDSEKLADQIRKTVLAKNLPPQPVLVQINIGGEEQKSGIPAAEAEAFITAVARIPQLRVDGLMCLPPFFEEAEASRPYFARMRELRDALQRATGLALPHLSMGMSHDCEVAVSEGATMVRIGTDIFGSRHYPDKI from the coding sequence ATGCATTTCTTGCCGGACAACGAAGCCGCCGCCCTGCGGGAGCGCTTTGACGCCGTGGTATCCCGCCTTGAAAACGCCGCGAAGGCGTCCGGCCGGAGCATGGCGGATATCCGCCTTGTCGCCATTTCCAAAACCCATCCGGCGGCCATGCTGGCGGAGCTGTTTACCCACTGGCGCGCGGGAACGCCCGTGTTCGGCGAAAATTACGTTCAGGAAGCGCTTGAAAAACAGCGGGAAGTGACCTCCCTTCTCGTCAAGGCGGCGAACGGAAGGCCCCTGCCGGAATGGCATTTCACCGGCCATGTGCAAAGCCGGAAAGCAAAGGACGTCACCGGCCGTTTTGCCCTGCTCCACACCCTGGATTCGGAAAAACTGGCGGACCAGATCCGCAAGACCGTGCTGGCGAAAAACCTGCCGCCGCAACCCGTGCTGGTTCAGATCAATATCGGCGGGGAAGAACAAAAATCCGGCATCCCGGCGGCGGAAGCGGAGGCCTTTATAACCGCCGTCGCGCGCATTCCCCAGCTCCGCGTGGACGGCCTCATGTGCCTGCCGCCGTTTTTTGAGGAGGCGGAAGCCTCCCGGCCGTATTTCGCCCGGATGCGGGAACTGCGGGACGCATTGCAACGCGCAACGGGCCTCGCGCTGCCCCATCTTTCCATGGGCATGTCGCACGACTGCGAAGTGGCCGTCAGCGAGGGCGCGACCATGGTGCGGATCGGCACGGACATTTTCGGCTCGCGCCACTATCCCGACAAGATCTGA
- the ytxD gene encoding Uncharacterized 29.3 kDa protein in ccpA 3'region translates to MDLATLLGMVLSFGLVSTAIAGGGSFGLFVDSASMLIVFGGTIGATLTHYPLATVFSVGKVIRKTLVGKTPSTVSILEQFMDFANRARREGILSLEPIVNGLSDPYLKKGMQLTVDGLEPESIQAIMEAEISNVESRHETGVELMSAMGAYAPALGMIGTVIGLVQMLQTMSDPSTIGPAMAVALITTFYGAVLANLVFLPMVGKLKHRSKEEIHIMEMQMEGVLGISRGENPRIIEEKLSSFQPPKERKAS, encoded by the coding sequence ATGGATCTTGCAACACTGCTCGGGATGGTTCTCTCCTTCGGGCTCGTCAGTACCGCGATCGCGGGCGGCGGCTCGTTCGGGCTTTTTGTGGACAGCGCCTCCATGCTCATCGTGTTCGGCGGCACCATTGGCGCGACCCTTACCCACTACCCGCTGGCCACGGTTTTCAGCGTGGGAAAAGTTATCCGCAAAACGCTGGTCGGAAAAACCCCTTCCACCGTCAGCATCCTTGAACAATTCATGGATTTCGCCAACCGCGCCCGCCGCGAGGGTATCCTTTCCCTGGAGCCCATCGTCAACGGCCTCTCCGACCCCTATCTGAAAAAAGGCATGCAGCTGACCGTTGACGGCCTGGAGCCGGAAAGCATCCAGGCCATCATGGAAGCGGAGATCAGCAACGTCGAGAGCCGCCACGAAACCGGCGTGGAACTGATGAGCGCCATGGGCGCTTACGCGCCCGCCCTCGGCATGATCGGCACGGTTATCGGCCTCGTCCAGATGCTGCAAACCATGTCCGACCCCAGCACCATCGGCCCGGCCATGGCCGTCGCGCTCATCACGACGTTTTACGGCGCCGTTCTCGCCAACCTGGTATTCCTGCCCATGGTCGGCAAGCTCAAGCACCGTTCCAAAGAAGAAATACATATTATGGAAATGCAGATGGAAGGCGTGCTCGGCATATCCAGGGGTGAAAACCCGCGCATAATCGAAGAAAAACTTTCCAGCTTCCAGCCTCCCAAGGAACGGAAGGCCAGCTAG
- a CDS encoding OmpA/MotB domain protein translates to MARKEKKSDGGGQPAWLITFSDLMTLLLTFFVLLVSMAVIDERHKLVVLGSVSSSFGIGQANFNPKSPEKGSSKLEPGAMLEPDMTPIKDLLWEDMKDDLNFQENRFVQILSINAEVLYKPGQTTLSERGKDLLNRMMPHLLRIKYPLLVAGHTANRRDEEGKNYEVDFDTTRVDSTWPLSLARGFGVYRYLLQSGIPSERLSQEAFGQYHPRFPDRSPQGRLMNRRVDIVLDKRNAPEILNIERSQEKLVSPPKSFFFRNFQFDLETESRNRIWRNN, encoded by the coding sequence ATGGCAAGAAAGGAAAAAAAATCGGACGGCGGCGGCCAACCTGCCTGGCTCATAACGTTTTCGGACCTTATGACGCTTTTGCTCACCTTTTTCGTGCTGCTGGTCAGCATGGCCGTTATTGACGAGCGCCACAAACTTGTGGTTCTCGGTTCCGTTTCTTCGTCCTTCGGCATCGGCCAGGCCAACTTCAACCCCAAGTCTCCGGAAAAAGGCTCCAGCAAGCTGGAACCCGGCGCCATGCTGGAACCGGACATGACCCCCATCAAGGACCTGCTCTGGGAAGACATGAAGGATGACTTGAACTTTCAGGAAAACCGCTTCGTCCAGATCCTCTCCATCAACGCGGAAGTGTTGTACAAGCCGGGGCAGACAACCTTGAGCGAGCGGGGCAAGGACCTCCTTAACAGAATGATGCCCCACCTTCTGCGGATCAAATACCCGTTGCTGGTCGCGGGCCATACGGCGAACAGGCGGGATGAGGAAGGCAAAAATTACGAGGTGGATTTCGACACGACCAGGGTGGATTCCACCTGGCCCTTGTCGCTGGCCAGGGGGTTCGGCGTTTACCGCTATCTCCTCCAGTCCGGCATCCCGAGCGAACGCCTGAGTCAGGAGGCTTTCGGCCAGTATCATCCCCGCTTTCCCGACCGCTCGCCGCAAGGCCGGCTCATGAACCGGCGGGTGGATATCGTGCTGGACAAACGGAACGCCCCGGAAATTCTTAATATCGAACGTTCGCAGGAAAAACTGGTTTCGCCTCCCAAGAGCTTCTTCTTCCGCAACTTCCAGTTTGACCTGGAAACCGAGTCCCGCAACCGGATCTGGAGGAACAACTGA
- a CDS encoding OmpA/MotB domain protein — protein MARRKKKGGGADSAAWLVTFSDLMTLLLTFFVLLLSMSSMDKPLLTRITVTSDDPSPLDHAGRGRIPDQIRLLLQIVEDPTTVLEKQDRIKDLLFPNDILPPELSPGTLAENLRVLAHPEGVVIVLSEGVMFPQGEYVLTAVGQQLLSAFVPVLHYSTADVNIGGHTDTGEVRHGLDNYELSGRRAMSVLEYFLHQKFPARRFSISGYGPDKPLYPNDTDRHRAQNRRVEILLKTTQWLGRYL, from the coding sequence ATGGCCCGCCGGAAGAAAAAAGGCGGCGGCGCGGACAGCGCGGCCTGGCTCGTCACCTTTTCCGACCTCATGACGTTGCTGCTCACCTTTTTCGTGCTGCTCCTCTCCATGTCCTCCATGGATAAGCCGCTCCTGACGCGCATCACGGTGACGTCCGACGACCCCTCGCCCCTGGATCACGCGGGCAGAGGACGCATACCGGACCAGATACGCCTTCTTCTGCAAATCGTTGAGGATCCGACCACGGTTTTAGAAAAACAGGACCGGATAAAGGATCTCCTTTTCCCGAATGATATCTTGCCTCCGGAGCTTTCGCCCGGTACACTGGCCGAGAATTTACGGGTGCTCGCACACCCGGAGGGCGTGGTCATCGTCCTGAGCGAAGGCGTCATGTTCCCTCAGGGAGAGTATGTCCTTACAGCGGTCGGGCAGCAGCTCCTCAGCGCGTTCGTGCCTGTTCTGCACTATTCCACGGCTGATGTGAACATCGGCGGGCATACGGATACGGGAGAAGTGCGCCACGGCCTGGATAATTATGAGCTTTCGGGAAGGCGGGCCATGTCCGTATTGGAATACTTCCTGCATCAGAAGTTTCCGGCGCGTCGGTTTTCCATCAGCGGGTACGGGCCGGACAAGCCCCTGTACCCCAACGACACGGACCGGCACCGCGCCCAGAACCGCCGGGTTGAAATACTGCTGAAAACGACGCAGTGGCTCGGCAGGTATCTTTAA
- a CDS encoding Flagellar basal body-associated protein FliL has product MADDDDKPKKKGKLKWILMILFLLLFVGGGVGAWYYFFSDLPGSRKASQESSGGAASPQTVQTKVAPNLQTAVLDTFLVNLADPLGKRYIKVTFEVEVVEPKVVDELSRQKPKIRDTIIMLLSSKTYADLAPPESKLELKNEVTNRLNQILGGPKVSRVFITDIVIQ; this is encoded by the coding sequence ATGGCTGACGACGACGATAAGCCCAAAAAAAAGGGCAAGCTGAAATGGATATTGATGATTCTGTTCCTTCTGCTCTTCGTCGGCGGCGGCGTGGGCGCGTGGTATTACTTTTTCTCCGACCTGCCGGGCAGCCGGAAAGCCTCGCAGGAGTCCTCAGGCGGCGCGGCATCGCCCCAAACCGTGCAGACGAAGGTGGCTCCCAACCTGCAGACCGCCGTGCTCGACACCTTCCTGGTCAACCTTGCCGACCCTCTGGGCAAACGGTACATAAAGGTCACCTTTGAAGTGGAGGTCGTGGAGCCCAAGGTCGTTGATGAACTCTCGCGCCAGAAACCGAAAATCCGCGACACGATCATCATGCTTCTTTCCAGCAAGACCTATGCGGATCTGGCGCCGCCGGAAAGCAAACTGGAGTTGAAAAACGAAGTCACCAACAGATTGAACCAGATTCTTGGCGGACCCAAAGTGTCCCGTGTGTTCATCACGGATATCGTCATCCAATAA
- the fliN gene encoding flagellar motor switching and energizing component (Evidence 2a : Function of homologous gene experimentally demonstrated in an other organism; PubMedId : 1482109, 2651416; Product type cp : cell process), with amino-acid sequence MADEKDQDALAAEWAAALEEQDEPESAGKSDDDKLADEWAAALAEDEQKAVKKEKEQQTLAAQASPMTLKNMAEEANAPRVDSGRRELDFILDIPLDVSAELGRTRLLINELLQLGQGSVVELDKLAGEALEVYVNGKLVARGEAVVINEKFGVRLTDIISPIERVKQLG; translated from the coding sequence ATGGCAGACGAAAAAGATCAAGACGCCCTTGCGGCGGAATGGGCGGCGGCCCTTGAGGAACAGGATGAGCCGGAAAGTGCCGGGAAAAGCGACGACGACAAACTCGCGGACGAATGGGCCGCGGCATTGGCCGAGGATGAGCAAAAAGCCGTGAAAAAGGAAAAGGAACAGCAGACCCTTGCCGCGCAGGCCAGCCCCATGACGCTCAAAAACATGGCCGAGGAAGCCAACGCCCCCCGCGTTGACAGCGGCCGGCGCGAGCTTGACTTTATCCTGGACATCCCCCTGGACGTCTCGGCGGAACTGGGCCGCACGCGCCTTCTCATCAACGAGCTGTTGCAGCTCGGGCAGGGTTCCGTCGTGGAACTGGACAAACTCGCGGGCGAAGCCCTTGAGGTCTACGTCAACGGCAAGCTTGTGGCCCGGGGCGAGGCCGTCGTCATCAACGAAAAATTCGGGGTGCGCCTTACGGACATCATCAGTCCCATAGAGCGCGTCAAACAATTGGGATAA
- a CDS encoding putative flagellar biosynthesis protein, FliO (Evidence 3 : Function proposed based on presence of conserved amino acid motif, structural feature or limited homology), which yields MSTTQDATSIKAPLSGLDAGSAASQAADPASAAVSGAANSAASAPAATGDALGGAVSTLGQTDSLFTWGSYFQALAILFLIVAVLFVALWFLKRRGGIKLLTRQGNLFLESRLALGPKKSLVVVRFLNKRVLLGVTDQQITMLTELPTDEDATAHLGPDTPGAADFKAHFDRAAQNAPENPG from the coding sequence ATGAGCACGACGCAGGACGCCACCTCGATCAAGGCTCCCCTCAGTGGCCTGGACGCCGGTTCCGCGGCGAGCCAGGCTGCTGATCCCGCATCGGCCGCCGTATCGGGCGCGGCCAATAGTGCGGCGTCAGCGCCCGCCGCCACCGGCGACGCCTTGGGCGGGGCCGTCAGCACCCTCGGGCAGACGGACAGCCTGTTTACCTGGGGATCCTACTTCCAGGCCTTGGCCATCCTGTTTCTCATCGTCGCCGTTCTCTTTGTCGCCCTGTGGTTTTTGAAACGGCGCGGGGGCATCAAATTATTGACCCGCCAGGGCAATCTTTTTCTCGAAAGCCGCTTGGCCTTGGGGCCGAAGAAATCTCTTGTTGTGGTACGCTTCTTGAATAAACGGGTACTGCTGGGGGTTACCGACCAGCAGATAACCATGCTCACGGAGCTGCCGACAGATGAAGACGCAACCGCACACCTTGGCCCAGACACGCCCGGCGCAGCCGATTTCAAGGCCCACTTCGACAGGGCCGCGCAAAACGCCCCGGAAAACCCCGGGTAA
- a CDS encoding Flagellar biosynthetic protein FliP, with product MKTQPHTLAQTRPAQPISRPTSTGPRKTPRKTPGNTPSPAAGRQFLLRAASVFFLTLFVCGGFLAAPSIAQAAEALTSSPMFQLSLAGGTAEPEQVSLGLEILFLLTVLSLAPAIILTVTSFTRIIIVFHFIRQALGVQQLPPNQVLVSLAIFMTVAIMYPVGKDINTIALQPYLEERIGFSEALQEAEKPLRTFLFKHTREKDLSIFYSITKMDRPHTKDDVPTVSLCAAFMISELKTGFIIGFLIYIPFLILDMVVSSILLAMGMMMLPPMMVSTPFKLLLFVMVDGWSLLVGSLVNSFFV from the coding sequence ATGAAGACGCAACCGCACACCTTGGCCCAGACACGCCCGGCGCAGCCGATTTCAAGGCCCACTTCGACAGGGCCGCGCAAAACGCCCCGGAAAACCCCGGGTAACACGCCCTCTCCGGCCGCCGGTAGGCAGTTCCTGCTCCGCGCCGCGTCCGTCTTCTTTTTGACGCTTTTCGTCTGCGGCGGTTTTCTGGCGGCGCCTTCCATCGCCCAGGCGGCGGAAGCCCTGACCTCCTCGCCGATGTTCCAGCTCTCCCTCGCCGGGGGCACCGCGGAACCGGAACAGGTCTCCCTCGGTCTTGAGATCCTCTTCCTGCTCACGGTGCTGTCCCTTGCTCCGGCGATTATCCTGACCGTCACCAGCTTCACCCGCATCATCATCGTGTTCCATTTCATCCGGCAGGCGCTCGGCGTGCAGCAGCTGCCGCCGAACCAGGTTCTGGTGAGCCTCGCCATTTTCATGACCGTCGCCATCATGTACCCGGTGGGCAAGGATATTAACACCATCGCCCTGCAACCGTATCTCGAGGAACGCATCGGGTTCTCCGAAGCCCTCCAGGAAGCGGAAAAACCCCTGCGGACGTTCCTGTTCAAGCACACCAGGGAGAAAGACCTCTCCATCTTCTATTCCATAACCAAGATGGATCGCCCCCACACCAAAGACGACGTGCCCACGGTTTCCCTGTGCGCCGCGTTCATGATAAGCGAGTTGAAGACCGGTTTCATTATCGGGTTCCTGATCTACATCCCCTTCCTGATTCTGGACATGGTGGTCTCAAGCATCCTTCTGGCCATGGGCATGATGATGCTGCCGCCGATGATGGTCTCCACGCCGTTCAAGCTGCTGCTCTTCGTCATGGTTGACGGCTGGAGCCTGCTGGTGGGCTCGCTTGTAAACAGTTTCTTTGTATAG
- the fliQ gene encoding flagellar biosynthesis protein (Evidence 2a : Function of homologous gene experimentally demonstrated in an other organism; PubMedId : 1482109; Product type s : structure), which translates to MTPEFVINFARQSIELALMIAMPMLLIGLIVGLTVSIFQAATQIQEMTLSFIPKIVSIFLALLVAFPWIMDKIIGFTRDIFLNFPQYIHG; encoded by the coding sequence ATGACTCCCGAATTCGTTATCAACTTCGCCCGCCAGTCCATCGAACTCGCCCTGATGATCGCCATGCCCATGCTGCTGATCGGGCTGATCGTGGGCCTGACCGTCAGTATTTTTCAGGCGGCGACCCAGATACAGGAAATGACCCTTTCGTTCATTCCCAAGATTGTTTCCATCTTCCTGGCCCTGCTCGTCGCCTTTCCCTGGATCATGGACAAGATCATCGGCTTTACCCGCGACATATTCCTCAATTTCCCGCAATACATCCACGGATAA
- a CDS encoding Alpha/beta hydrolase fold family protein, with protein MPVLENCGYKAPFWLPGGNAQTIGPRIVCFVPRLPFAREQLELEDGDFILVDWLFASGKAESPASKLVILSHGLEGDSTRSYMRAMAIAMANHGWDVASRNFRGCGGPINRLPVLYHSGETADLDAVVRHAEARGYEHIALVGFSMGANQILMYLGKTPEAVPASVKRAAAVSVPCDLTGCSVELSRPRNRIYMEYFLRTLRGKMREKHAAFPDLFDIEGLDGMKTFKEFDGRFTAPLGGFSSAEDYWEKASSLPYLDRIRIPSLVVNAANDPFLSESCYPVEEAGASPYLYLLTPAQGGHVGFPAVTGKRVGWLENTVADFLGTADH; from the coding sequence ATGCCAGTCCTTGAAAACTGCGGCTATAAAGCCCCTTTCTGGCTTCCCGGCGGCAACGCGCAGACAATAGGGCCCAGAATCGTGTGTTTTGTCCCGCGCCTTCCCTTTGCCCGTGAGCAGCTGGAACTTGAGGACGGCGACTTCATCCTCGTGGACTGGCTGTTCGCTTCAGGCAAGGCGGAATCGCCGGCCTCGAAGCTCGTGATCCTTTCCCACGGCCTGGAGGGCGACTCTACCCGGTCGTACATGCGGGCCATGGCCATTGCCATGGCGAATCACGGCTGGGATGTGGCCTCGCGTAATTTTCGCGGGTGCGGCGGCCCCATAAACCGCCTGCCCGTCCTGTACCACAGCGGGGAAACGGCGGACCTGGACGCGGTTGTCCGGCACGCGGAAGCGCGGGGGTATGAACACATCGCTCTCGTCGGGTTCAGCATGGGGGCCAACCAGATTTTGATGTATCTGGGAAAGACGCCGGAGGCTGTTCCCGCTTCGGTCAAACGGGCGGCGGCGGTCTCCGTCCCCTGCGACCTCACCGGCTGTTCGGTGGAGCTTTCCCGGCCCCGCAACCGGATCTACATGGAGTATTTTCTCCGCACGCTGCGCGGTAAAATGCGGGAAAAACACGCCGCATTTCCCGATCTGTTTGATATTGAGGGCCTTGACGGCATGAAGACGTTCAAGGAGTTTGATGGCCGCTTCACCGCGCCGCTGGGCGGTTTTTCCAGCGCGGAGGACTATTGGGAAAAGGCGTCGAGCCTGCCGTATCTGGACCGCATCCGCATCCCTTCGCTTGTCGTCAACGCCGCCAACGACCCCTTTTTGAGCGAAAGCTGCTACCCGGTGGAAGAAGCCGGCGCAAGCCCGTATCTCTATTTGCTCACCCCGGCGCAGGGCGGGCATGTGGGGTTCCCCGCGGTTACGGGCAAGAGGGTGGGGTGGCTGGAGAACACCGTGGCGGATTTTTTGGGTACCGCGGACCACTAG
- a CDS encoding conserved hypothetical protein (Evidence 4 : Homologs of previously reported genes of unknown function) translates to MGMYDLLLHVDRTDGDLGIALGNAVHYATELEKEAFRMVLVVNSRAVTELTADNTAIAQPLEKAHHLGLGIRVCNNALQAAGISRAALFPQCTVVPSGIVELVRLQGEGYAYVKP, encoded by the coding sequence GTGGGCATGTATGATTTGTTATTGCACGTGGACAGAACGGATGGGGACCTCGGCATTGCTCTGGGTAATGCCGTCCATTACGCCACGGAACTGGAGAAGGAGGCCTTCAGAATGGTGCTGGTGGTTAATTCCCGGGCCGTGACGGAGCTTACTGCGGACAATACGGCAATAGCCCAGCCCCTTGAGAAGGCCCACCACCTCGGGCTCGGCATCCGCGTCTGCAACAACGCGTTGCAGGCGGCCGGCATAAGCCGGGCGGCGCTTTTCCCGCAATGCACGGTGGTTCCGTCGGGGATTGTGGAGTTGGTCCGGCTGCAAGGGGAAGGGTACGCCTACGTCAAACCCTGA
- a CDS encoding hypothetical protein (Evidence 5 : No homology to any previously reported sequences), which translates to MAKKPEVVNEYFLEDIGVTFIIKAFRTLTELEKRQAAVGYLYTIPRSERPKKGDTVTIDTHVVFSADSPTEVLVRSKPPRPKD; encoded by the coding sequence ATGGCTAAAAAACCGGAAGTCGTTAACGAATACTTTCTTGAGGATATCGGCGTCACCTTCATCATCAAGGCGTTCCGCACGCTGACGGAACTCGAAAAACGCCAGGCGGCGGTCGGCTATCTGTATACCATCCCCCGCTCGGAACGCCCCAAGAAGGGAGACACCGTCACCATCGACACCCACGTCGTGTTTTCCGCTGACAGCCCGACGGAAGTGCTTGTGCGCTCCAAACCGCCGCGCCCCAAGGACTGA
- the fda gene encoding Fructose-bisphosphate aldolase class 1, with the protein MHQEQLNRIHNDKGFVAALDQSGGSTPKALAQYGVPQDSYAGDAEMFDLVHAMRSRIMTNDAFDGKYILGAILFEGTMDRQVAGLPTAEYLWSKKKIVSFLKVDKGLVDPQDGVQLMKPIPGLDALLERAVKAGVFGTKMRSVIKEANAAGIAAIVAQQFDVGKQIAKAGLVPILEPEVDIHCPDRAEAEAILKKEVEKQLAALEGNIRIMFKFTIPVEDNLYLSLMDDPHVVRIVALSGGFSQAEACERLARNTKLIASFSRALLEGLSAKQSDAEFTAALRASVAAVYAASTT; encoded by the coding sequence ATGCACCAAGAGCAACTGAACCGTATCCACAATGACAAAGGATTCGTCGCGGCCCTGGACCAGAGCGGCGGCAGCACGCCCAAGGCGCTCGCGCAATACGGCGTCCCGCAGGACAGTTACGCCGGCGATGCGGAAATGTTCGACCTCGTGCACGCCATGCGCTCGCGCATCATGACAAATGACGCCTTTGACGGAAAATACATCCTCGGCGCCATTTTGTTCGAGGGGACCATGGACAGGCAGGTGGCGGGTCTGCCGACCGCGGAGTACCTGTGGTCCAAAAAAAAGATCGTCTCGTTTCTGAAGGTGGACAAGGGCCTGGTTGACCCGCAGGACGGCGTGCAGCTCATGAAACCCATTCCGGGGCTTGATGCCCTTCTTGAGCGGGCGGTGAAAGCCGGTGTTTTCGGGACGAAAATGCGGTCCGTCATCAAGGAGGCCAACGCGGCCGGAATCGCCGCGATCGTGGCCCAGCAGTTCGATGTTGGCAAACAGATCGCCAAGGCGGGGCTTGTTCCGATCCTTGAGCCGGAAGTGGATATCCACTGCCCGGACAGGGCCGAGGCGGAAGCGATACTGAAAAAGGAAGTGGAAAAACAGCTTGCCGCGCTTGAAGGGAACATCCGCATCATGTTCAAGTTCACCATCCCGGTTGAGGATAATCTGTACCTCAGCCTTATGGATGACCCCCATGTGGTCCGGATTGTGGCGCTATCCGGCGGGTTCAGCCAGGCGGAAGCCTGCGAGCGGCTGGCGCGCAACACGAAGCTGATCGCCAGCTTTTCCCGCGCGCTCCTGGAAGGGTTGAGCGCGAAGCAGAGCGACGCGGAGTTTACCGCCGCCTTGCGCGCCTCCGTCGCGGCGGTGTACGCGGCGTCCACAACCTGA
- the emrE gene encoding multidrug resistance protein; DLP12 prophage (Evidence 2a : Function of homologous gene experimentally demonstrated in an other organism; PubMedId : 10383465, 14633977, 14755055, 15044024, 15111102, 15175281, 1936950, 7896833, 9050242, 9688273; Product type h : extrachromosomal origin) — protein MNVSFVTYGSLLLAIVCEVIATSSLKASEEFTRLWPTLIMAAGYLCAFYCLTIVMRTMPIGIAYALWSGLGIVLISLIGLLVFKQRLDLPACIGIGLIVAGVIVVNVFSKSSAH, from the coding sequence ATGAACGTCTCGTTCGTCACATACGGATCATTATTGCTCGCCATCGTATGCGAGGTCATTGCCACGTCGTCATTGAAAGCTTCCGAGGAGTTCACGCGGTTGTGGCCCACCCTGATTATGGCCGCCGGCTACCTGTGCGCGTTTTATTGCCTCACCATCGTTATGCGCACAATGCCTATCGGCATCGCGTACGCCTTGTGGAGCGGGCTTGGCATCGTGCTCATCTCGTTGATCGGCCTGCTGGTGTTCAAGCAGCGTCTTGATCTGCCGGCCTGCATCGGCATAGGCTTGATTGTGGCCGGGGTGATCGTGGTTAACGTGTTTTCAAAAAGCTCCGCCCATTAA